Proteins encoded by one window of Nocardia goodfellowii:
- the zomB gene encoding flagellar motor control protein ZomB, producing the protein MSLSVLPSSPTRLDGGIRDLQPDQELASRRPGMLARAVFPSGVVLIAAGFAAGAWQRRWISDDGLIVLRTVRNLLAGNGPVFNLDERVETSTSTAWTYLVWFFGWLTQARLEYVALGLALGLSVLAIVVAMLGSSRLWGGPAAAPLVPAGAIVYVALPPAADYATSGLETGLVIAWSAVLWWLLLRWSQHAGGVVAPVFWAGLAPLIRPELTVVGGLALLVLFCAPVPWNVLRPWVFRMLLIGIAGAAPVGYQIWRMGYYGLPYPNTAVAKEAGGAKWPQGWIYLWDLAGPYRLWLPLLLVAGAAVVVLRQRKGRRSAPDGWRDRLRSPAAVVAVMVGGGVVLIVYELRVGGDFMHGRMLLPQLFCLLLPVMVLPVPKPEAFAPGRRRLPSAFVVVLAALLGIAAWAVAAARTTALTDGTDIGANGIVDERVYYVLGTGHDHPIRAEDYLDYPRMRPMLRDMAETPNGGLLVNLPDQTYWYVVPPPQPIPEGGAGHTVYFLNLGMTSMNLPLSVRVIDPIGLAYPLAAHTDRLTDGRIGHDKNLNAGWAVVDTGMVDKHPWLPAHIDETWVRRARTAMSCPSTQDLLASARAPLTFTRFRRNIVQSLEFAGTRIDRIPSYEIARCHLPSPTPN; encoded by the coding sequence GTGTCGCTGTCGGTGTTACCTTCCTCGCCAACGCGACTCGACGGCGGCATCCGAGACCTACAGCCTGACCAGGAGCTCGCGTCGCGCCGGCCCGGAATGCTCGCGCGCGCGGTGTTCCCGAGCGGGGTGGTGCTGATCGCGGCCGGATTCGCCGCCGGCGCCTGGCAGCGCCGCTGGATCTCCGATGATGGCTTGATCGTGCTGCGCACTGTGCGAAACCTGTTGGCGGGTAACGGCCCGGTCTTCAATCTGGACGAACGCGTCGAAACCAGCACGAGTACGGCGTGGACTTATCTCGTCTGGTTCTTCGGCTGGCTGACCCAGGCGCGGCTCGAGTACGTCGCCCTCGGACTGGCGCTCGGCTTGTCGGTGCTGGCGATCGTCGTGGCGATGCTGGGGTCGTCGCGATTGTGGGGCGGGCCCGCGGCGGCACCGCTGGTGCCGGCCGGCGCGATCGTCTATGTCGCGCTACCACCGGCGGCCGATTACGCGACCTCCGGACTGGAGACCGGTCTGGTCATCGCGTGGTCGGCGGTGCTGTGGTGGTTGCTGTTGCGGTGGTCGCAGCACGCGGGCGGTGTCGTCGCGCCGGTGTTCTGGGCGGGGCTCGCGCCCCTGATCCGACCGGAGCTCACGGTGGTCGGCGGGTTGGCTTTGCTGGTCCTGTTCTGCGCACCGGTTCCGTGGAATGTGCTGCGGCCGTGGGTCTTCCGGATGCTGCTGATCGGTATAGCGGGGGCCGCGCCGGTCGGTTACCAGATCTGGCGGATGGGGTACTACGGCCTGCCCTACCCGAATACCGCGGTCGCCAAGGAGGCCGGTGGAGCGAAGTGGCCGCAGGGGTGGATCTACCTGTGGGATCTGGCCGGGCCGTACCGGCTGTGGCTGCCGCTGCTGCTCGTGGCCGGAGCTGCGGTCGTCGTGCTGCGGCAGCGGAAGGGCCGCCGTAGCGCACCGGACGGGTGGCGTGATCGGCTGCGCTCCCCCGCTGCCGTCGTCGCCGTCATGGTCGGCGGCGGCGTCGTGCTGATCGTGTACGAATTGCGGGTCGGCGGTGACTTCATGCACGGCCGCATGCTGCTGCCGCAGCTGTTCTGCCTGCTGCTGCCGGTCATGGTCCTGCCGGTGCCGAAGCCGGAGGCGTTCGCGCCGGGAAGGCGGCGTCTCCCTTCGGCTTTCGTGGTCGTGCTCGCGGCCCTGCTGGGCATCGCCGCCTGGGCAGTAGCGGCGGCGCGGACCACGGCCCTGACCGACGGCACCGACATCGGCGCGAACGGCATTGTCGACGAACGCGTCTACTACGTGCTGGGCACCGGACACGATCACCCCATTCGCGCCGAGGACTACCTCGATTACCCGCGGATGCGGCCGATGCTGCGGGACATGGCGGAGACGCCCAATGGCGGACTGCTCGTGAATCTGCCGGATCAGACCTATTGGTACGTTGTGCCGCCGCCGCAGCCCATTCCCGAAGGCGGCGCCGGACACACCGTGTACTTCCTGAACCTCGGCATGACGAGCATGAACCTGCCACTGTCCGTGCGCGTCATCGACCCCATCGGACTGGCGTATCCGTTGGCCGCGCACACCGACCGCCTCACCGACGGACGCATCGGACACGACAAGAACTTGAATGCGGGCTGGGCGGTGGTCGATACCGGCATGGTCGACAAGCACCCGTGGTTGCCCGCGCACATCGATGAGACCTGGGTGCGGCGAGCGCGCACAGCGATGTCCTGCCCGAGCACCCAGGACCTGCTGGCCTCGGCGCGCGCACCCCTGACGTTCACCCGATTCCGGCGCAACATCGTGCAGTCACTCGAGTTCGCGGGCACCCGGATCGATCGCATACCCAGCTACGAGATCGCGCGCTGCCATCTCCCGTCTCCCACACCGAACTGA
- a CDS encoding MFS transporter, producing the protein MTTTSTTGTAAPRLARGAAWPALLTMFLGSFTLVTAEFLPPGVLTTLAHDLRVAEGVVGLSVSATALTALMAALALGALFPRVDRRTLLIWLTIAAAVSNVVVALAPNIVLLLIARLLLGVAVGGYWSMALMIAAQLVAAERLGKAMMIVNTGTTVATVAGVPLGVLLSTYAGWRVTFVVAAGLTVATAVAVRLTLPPIAPSEGVGFGALASAVRAPGVALGLVSVVSLIGGHFAGYTYIRPALDELLHAGPAVIPVLLALFGVGGLIGNFVLGSLADQRLGVLLVAVPVAIGVSLLVIMAAGSLPVLGYLAVLLWGGAFGGILNVLQVWVSRVLPDRMEAGGGLIVAAFQTAIILGSAVGGRGVDSIGLPATYGLAALAAVLGGALVRASLSRAQR; encoded by the coding sequence ATGACCACGACATCGACAACCGGCACCGCGGCGCCGCGGCTCGCACGCGGCGCGGCCTGGCCGGCCTTGCTGACCATGTTCCTCGGTAGCTTCACACTGGTGACGGCGGAGTTCCTGCCGCCCGGTGTACTCACCACGCTCGCGCACGACCTCCGGGTAGCCGAAGGAGTGGTCGGGTTGTCGGTGAGCGCGACGGCACTGACCGCGCTGATGGCCGCCCTCGCGCTGGGGGCACTGTTCCCGCGGGTGGATCGGCGCACGTTGCTGATCTGGTTGACCATCGCGGCGGCCGTGTCGAATGTCGTTGTGGCGCTTGCGCCGAACATCGTGTTGCTGCTGATCGCGCGACTGCTGCTCGGAGTGGCGGTGGGCGGGTATTGGTCGATGGCGCTGATGATCGCCGCGCAGTTGGTGGCGGCCGAGCGGCTGGGTAAGGCGATGATGATCGTCAACACCGGAACCACGGTGGCCACGGTGGCCGGAGTTCCGCTGGGGGTGCTCCTGAGCACCTATGCCGGCTGGCGGGTGACATTCGTCGTCGCGGCGGGGCTGACGGTGGCGACCGCGGTCGCGGTCCGGTTGACGCTGCCGCCCATCGCGCCCAGCGAGGGCGTCGGATTCGGCGCACTCGCCAGCGCTGTGCGGGCGCCGGGAGTGGCACTCGGCCTGGTCAGCGTAGTTTCGCTGATCGGCGGGCACTTCGCGGGGTACACCTACATCCGCCCGGCCCTGGACGAATTGCTGCATGCCGGTCCGGCCGTGATTCCAGTGCTGCTCGCGCTGTTCGGCGTCGGCGGGCTGATCGGCAATTTCGTCCTCGGATCGCTGGCCGACCAGCGACTCGGCGTTCTGCTGGTAGCGGTACCCGTAGCCATCGGCGTCTCGCTGCTGGTCATCATGGCCGCCGGGTCCCTTCCGGTGCTCGGCTACCTGGCGGTGCTCCTCTGGGGCGGCGCGTTCGGCGGCATCCTGAATGTCTTGCAGGTGTGGGTGTCGCGGGTGCTGCCGGATCGTATGGAAGCAGGCGGCGGGCTGATCGTCGCCGCGTTCCAGACCGCGATCATCCTGGGTTCCGCTGTCGGCGGGCGCGGTGTGGACAGCATCGGCCTCCCGGCCACTTACGGACTCGCCGCCCTTGCGGCGGTACTCGGCGGCGCGCTGGTGCGAGCATCGCTCAGTCGGGCCCAGCGCTAG
- a CDS encoding AraC family transcriptional regulator, giving the protein MTQVAGVRGLDDVLAGLQWRFAGRDEFELAAGQWEFLAEPCALVVVDGLVRVEGLSVTEDLAGGDFLFVPGAGRFAINALAPGKVLCARLEPVGSAGAMAALPQRVLLTDFVEHAPLAATMMRHLVEQCPDPFGVQGDRVATLITSMAIESWHARGCAPQRWLLKVHEPGVARAVAAMHADPGQEWTVAALARVALASRSGFAARFQAATGLTPGRYLTKLRVERAQRLLSESDMSIATVARRLGYRSETAFGRAFRRQTGHTPSQWRRVARGTSASAGPD; this is encoded by the coding sequence GTGACGCAGGTCGCGGGAGTGCGAGGCCTCGATGACGTCCTGGCCGGTTTGCAGTGGCGCTTCGCGGGACGCGATGAGTTCGAGTTGGCCGCGGGTCAGTGGGAGTTCCTGGCCGAACCCTGCGCGCTCGTCGTAGTCGACGGCCTGGTTCGCGTCGAAGGTCTCAGCGTGACCGAGGATTTGGCCGGCGGGGACTTCCTGTTCGTTCCGGGTGCGGGCCGATTCGCGATCAACGCGCTCGCGCCGGGCAAGGTGCTGTGCGCACGGCTCGAACCGGTCGGCAGTGCCGGCGCCATGGCCGCGTTGCCGCAACGGGTGCTGCTGACCGATTTCGTCGAGCACGCACCCCTGGCCGCGACGATGATGCGCCACCTGGTCGAGCAATGCCCCGATCCGTTCGGGGTGCAGGGCGACCGGGTCGCCACGTTGATCACCTCGATGGCGATCGAATCCTGGCATGCTCGGGGCTGCGCGCCGCAGCGGTGGCTGCTGAAGGTGCACGAGCCGGGGGTGGCGCGGGCGGTGGCCGCCATGCACGCCGATCCCGGGCAGGAGTGGACCGTGGCGGCGCTGGCCCGGGTGGCGCTGGCCTCACGTTCGGGGTTCGCCGCCCGGTTCCAGGCGGCCACGGGGCTCACGCCCGGACGGTATCTGACCAAGCTGAGAGTGGAACGGGCGCAACGCCTTCTGTCGGAAAGCGACATGTCGATCGCGACGGTGGCCCGCCGTCTGGGCTACCGGTCGGAGACCGCGTTCGGGCGGGCGTTCCGGCGGCAAACGGGCCACACGCCGTCGCAGTGGCGGCGGGTGGCCCGGGGAACATCGGCTAGCGCTGGGCCCGACTGA